The following are encoded together in the Anaerostipes caccae L1-92 genome:
- the serC gene encoding 3-phosphoserine/phosphohydroxythreonine transaminase encodes MARVYNFSAGPAVLPEEVLKEAAEEMLDYKGCGMSVMEMSHRSKMFSDIIETAEADLRELMNIPDNYKVLFLQGGASSQFSAIPMNLMKNKEADFIITGQWAKKAYKEASRYGKANIIASSEDKTFTYIPDCSDLNISENADYVYVCYNNTIYGTKYQQVPDTKGKILVADMSSCILSEPVNVEDFGVIYFGVQKNVGPAGVVVAVIREDLITDDVLPGTPTMLKWKTQADAKSLYNTPPCYGIYICGKVFQWLKKQGGLEAMKKHNEEKAKILYDFLDQSEMFKGTVVKEDRSLMNVPFVTGDDEMDAKFVKEAKEAGFENLKGHRTVGGMRASIYNAMPKEGVEKLVEFMKKFEEENK; translated from the coding sequence ATGGCAAGAGTGTATAACTTTTCAGCAGGTCCGGCAGTGCTGCCGGAAGAAGTGTTAAAGGAAGCAGCAGAGGAGATGCTGGACTACAAAGGCTGCGGCATGTCTGTAATGGAGATGAGCCACAGATCTAAAATGTTCTCTGACATCATCGAGACGGCGGAAGCTGACTTGAGAGAATTGATGAACATTCCTGACAACTATAAAGTATTGTTTTTGCAGGGAGGAGCTTCTTCACAGTTTTCTGCAATCCCGATGAACCTGATGAAAAACAAAGAGGCAGACTTCATTATTACGGGACAGTGGGCAAAGAAAGCATATAAGGAAGCCAGCCGATATGGAAAAGCAAACATCATCGCTTCATCTGAAGACAAGACTTTTACATATATTCCGGATTGCTCTGATCTGAACATTTCTGAAAATGCAGATTACGTGTATGTATGCTATAACAATACGATTTACGGAACTAAGTATCAGCAGGTGCCGGATACAAAAGGAAAGATCCTGGTTGCAGACATGTCTTCCTGTATTTTGTCTGAGCCGGTAAATGTGGAAGATTTTGGAGTCATCTACTTTGGAGTACAGAAAAATGTAGGACCTGCGGGAGTTGTAGTTGCAGTCATCCGGGAAGACCTGATTACGGACGATGTGCTTCCGGGAACACCGACTATGTTAAAGTGGAAGACTCAGGCAGATGCCAAATCTTTATATAATACGCCTCCGTGCTATGGAATTTATATCTGCGGAAAAGTATTCCAGTGGCTGAAAAAACAGGGCGGACTTGAAGCAATGAAAAAGCACAATGAAGAGAAAGCAAAGATCCTCTATGATTTCTTAGACCAGAGTGAAATGTTTAAGGGAACTGTCGTAAAAGAAGACCGTTCGCTCATGAACGTTCCGTTTGTCACTGGTGATGATGAGATGGATGCCAAGTTTGTCAAAGAGGCGAAGGAAGCCGGATTTGAAAACTTAAAGGGACACCGCACCGTCGGCGGAATGAGGGCAAGTATTTACAATGCAATGCCGAAAGAAGGCGTAGAGAAGTTAGTTGAGTTCATGAAAAAATTTGAAGAAGAAAACAAATAA
- the asd gene encoding aspartate-semialdehyde dehydrogenase: protein MSEKLRVGILGATGMVGQRFISLLENHPWFEVTTLAASPRSAGKSYEEAVGGRWKMDTPMPEAVKKLIVKNVNEVEEVASEVDFVFSAVDMSKEEIKKIEEDYAKTETPVVSNNSAHRWTPDVPMVVPEINPEHFDVIESQKKRLGTKRGFVAVKPNCSIQSYAPVLTAWKEFEPYEVVATTYQAISGAGKNFTDWPEMVGNIIPFIGGEEEKSEQEPLRLWGHIENGEIVKAESPVITTQCIRVPVLNGHTAAVFVKFKKNPTKEQLIEKLVTFKGIPQELSLPSAPKQMIQYLEDDNRPQVSMDVDYENGMGVSIGRLREDTVYDYKFVGLSHNTVRGAAGGAVLCAETLKAKGFIAKK, encoded by the coding sequence ATGAGTGAAAAATTAAGAGTCGGAATTCTTGGCGCTACCGGAATGGTAGGTCAGAGATTTATTTCCCTTCTGGAGAATCATCCCTGGTTTGAGGTGACTACGCTGGCAGCCAGTCCGAGATCTGCCGGAAAATCTTATGAAGAGGCAGTAGGCGGGCGCTGGAAAATGGACACCCCGATGCCGGAGGCAGTGAAGAAGCTTATTGTAAAAAATGTAAACGAAGTGGAAGAAGTAGCATCTGAAGTAGACTTTGTTTTCAGTGCGGTGGATATGTCAAAAGAAGAGATCAAGAAGATCGAAGAAGACTATGCGAAGACGGAGACACCGGTAGTTTCCAATAACAGTGCACACCGCTGGACGCCGGACGTACCGATGGTTGTGCCGGAAATCAATCCGGAACATTTTGATGTCATTGAAAGCCAGAAGAAACGTCTCGGCACAAAGAGAGGTTTTGTTGCCGTAAAGCCGAACTGTTCGATCCAGAGCTATGCACCGGTCCTCACCGCATGGAAGGAATTTGAGCCGTATGAAGTGGTAGCAACTACATATCAGGCGATTTCCGGGGCAGGAAAGAATTTTACAGACTGGCCTGAGATGGTTGGTAATATCATCCCGTTCATCGGCGGAGAAGAAGAGAAGAGTGAGCAGGAGCCGCTTCGTCTCTGGGGGCACATCGAAAATGGAGAGATAGTAAAGGCAGAGTCTCCGGTCATTACGACCCAGTGCATCCGTGTTCCGGTATTAAACGGGCATACTGCGGCAGTATTTGTGAAGTTTAAGAAGAACCCTACAAAAGAACAGCTGATTGAAAAGCTTGTAACATTTAAGGGGATTCCTCAGGAATTAAGTCTTCCGAGTGCGCCGAAACAGATGATCCAGTATTTAGAGGATGACAACCGCCCTCAGGTAAGCATGGACGTGGACTATGAGAACGGAATGGGCGTATCCATCGGACGTCTCAGAGAAGATACCGTCTATGACTATAAATTTGTAGGATTATCCCACAATACGGTCCGCGGAGCGGCCGGCGGAGCGGTTCTCTGTGCAGAGACTTTGAAAGCCAAGGGATTCATTGCAAAAAAATAA
- the leuB gene encoding 3-isopropylmalate dehydrogenase — protein sequence MNFNVAVIKGDGIGPEIVDQAVRVLDAAAEKSGHEFTYKQILMGGASIDAYGKPLTEETLETARNSDAVLMGSIGGNTTTSPWYRLPAELRPEAGLLALRKGLGLFANIRPAYLYEELKKACPLRDEIIGDGFDMVIMRELTGGLYFGERSTEVVDGIRVAKDSLTYNENEIRRIAVKAFDIARKRKKHVISVDKANVLDSSRLWRQVVEEVAKDYEDVTYEHMLVDNCAMQLVNDPKQFDVILTENMFGDILSDEASMITGSIGMLSSASLAEGKFGLYEPSHGSAPDIAGKDIANPIATILSAAMMLRYSFDLDAEADMIEMAVKKVLKDGYRTVDIMSDGMVQVGTKAMGDLIIERI from the coding sequence ATGAATTTTAATGTAGCAGTTATCAAAGGAGATGGGATCGGCCCTGAGATTGTAGACCAGGCTGTGAGAGTTCTGGATGCAGCGGCAGAGAAGTCGGGACATGAATTTACATATAAGCAGATTTTAATGGGAGGGGCATCCATTGACGCCTATGGAAAACCTCTCACAGAGGAGACACTGGAGACTGCCAGAAACAGTGATGCAGTCCTGATGGGGTCGATCGGAGGCAACACTACCACATCGCCGTGGTATCGGCTGCCTGCTGAGCTTCGTCCGGAGGCAGGGCTTCTTGCCCTGAGAAAGGGATTGGGGCTGTTTGCAAACATCCGTCCGGCTTATTTATATGAAGAGTTAAAGAAGGCATGTCCATTGAGAGACGAGATCATCGGCGACGGTTTTGACATGGTGATTATGAGAGAATTGACAGGCGGACTTTATTTTGGAGAGAGAAGCACCGAAGTGGTGGACGGCATCCGGGTAGCGAAAGATTCTCTCACATACAATGAAAATGAGATCAGAAGAATTGCAGTCAAAGCCTTTGATATCGCCCGCAAGCGAAAGAAACATGTTATCAGTGTTGACAAGGCCAACGTATTGGACTCTTCAAGACTCTGGAGACAGGTAGTGGAAGAGGTTGCAAAGGACTATGAGGATGTAACTTACGAGCACATGCTGGTTGACAACTGTGCCATGCAGCTGGTCAACGACCCAAAACAGTTTGATGTGATCCTGACAGAGAATATGTTTGGAGATATTTTATCAGACGAGGCCAGTATGATTACCGGGTCCATCGGGATGCTCTCATCGGCCAGCCTTGCAGAGGGCAAATTCGGATTATATGAGCCGAGCCATGGTTCTGCCCCTGACATCGCAGGAAAAGATATTGCCAACCCGATCGCTACAATCCTGTCGGCAGCCATGATGCTCAGATATTCGTTCGATCTGGACGCAGAGGCCGACATGATCGAAATGGCAGTGAAGAAAGTGCTGAAAGACGGATACCGCACCGTGGATATTATGTCCGACGGAATGGTCCAGGTGGGAACCAAAGCGATGGGAGATCTGATCATCGAGAGGATATAA
- the ilvD gene encoding dihydroxy-acid dehydratase — MSNTYTNGENFAPQRSLFNALGYTKEEMEKPLVGIVSSYNEIVPGHMNLDKIVEAVKMGVAMAGGTPVVFPAIAVCDGIAMGHIGMKYSLVTRDLIADSTEAMALAHQFDALVMVPNCDKNVPGLLMAAARVNVPTVFVSGGPMLAGRVKGQKTSLSSMFEAVGSYAAGSISKEELDEFENKACPTCGSCSGMYTANSMNCLTEVLGMGLKGNGTIPAVYSERIKLAKHAGMKVMELLEKNIRPRDIMTEKAFLNALTVDMALGCSTNSMLHLPAIAHEAGVELNLELANEISAKTPNLCHLAPAGHTYIEDLNEAGGVYAVMNELNKKELLHTDLITATGKTVAENIEGCVNRDPEVIRPVENPYSETGGIAVLKGNLAPDSGVVKRSAVAPEMLKMEGPARVFDCEEDAIKAIKGGEINAGDVVVIRYEGPKGGPGMREMLNPTSAIMGMGLGSSVALITDGRFSGASRGACIGHVSPEAAVGGPIALVEEGDMISIDINANTLNVKVSDEEMQRRRENWVPREPKITTGYLARYASLVTSGNRGAILEINQDK, encoded by the coding sequence ATGAGTAATACTTATACAAATGGAGAGAATTTTGCTCCTCAGAGATCGTTGTTTAATGCATTGGGTTATACCAAAGAAGAGATGGAAAAGCCGCTAGTCGGTATCGTCAGCTCATACAATGAAATCGTGCCGGGACACATGAACCTGGATAAGATCGTAGAAGCAGTAAAAATGGGAGTCGCTATGGCAGGCGGAACCCCGGTCGTCTTTCCGGCGATTGCAGTCTGTGACGGAATTGCCATGGGGCATATCGGAATGAAATATTCTCTTGTGACAAGGGATCTGATCGCTGATTCCACAGAGGCAATGGCACTGGCCCATCAGTTTGACGCCTTGGTCATGGTCCCCAACTGCGACAAAAATGTTCCGGGACTCTTGATGGCAGCGGCACGCGTCAATGTACCCACAGTGTTCGTCAGTGGCGGACCAATGCTCGCAGGACGTGTAAAGGGACAGAAAACCAGTCTGTCCAGCATGTTTGAGGCGGTGGGCTCCTATGCTGCCGGTTCTATCTCCAAGGAAGAACTGGATGAATTTGAAAACAAGGCATGTCCGACCTGCGGTTCCTGTTCCGGCATGTACACGGCAAATTCTATGAACTGCCTGACAGAAGTGCTGGGCATGGGACTGAAAGGAAACGGAACCATTCCGGCAGTATATTCAGAGAGAATCAAGCTCGCGAAGCATGCAGGAATGAAAGTTATGGAGCTTCTTGAAAAAAATATCCGCCCGAGAGACATCATGACCGAAAAGGCATTTTTGAATGCACTGACTGTGGATATGGCACTGGGATGCAGCACCAACAGTATGCTCCATCTGCCGGCCATCGCCCATGAAGCAGGCGTAGAACTGAACCTGGAGCTGGCAAACGAGATCAGTGCGAAGACACCAAATCTCTGCCATCTGGCTCCGGCAGGCCATACTTATATAGAAGATTTAAATGAGGCTGGCGGCGTTTACGCAGTTATGAATGAACTAAATAAGAAAGAACTGTTACATACAGATCTGATCACCGCAACCGGAAAAACGGTGGCAGAGAATATTGAAGGGTGTGTCAACAGAGATCCGGAAGTCATCCGTCCGGTGGAGAATCCATACAGCGAGACCGGCGGAATCGCAGTGCTTAAAGGAAATCTTGCACCGGATTCCGGTGTCGTAAAACGTTCTGCCGTGGCTCCGGAAATGTTAAAGATGGAAGGGCCTGCAAGAGTGTTCGACTGTGAGGAAGATGCCATCAAAGCGATCAAAGGCGGAGAGATCAATGCCGGAGATGTGGTAGTCATCCGCTATGAGGGACCGAAAGGCGGACCGGGAATGAGAGAGATGCTCAATCCGACCTCAGCCATCATGGGCATGGGACTCGGCTCCAGTGTGGCGCTTATCACAGACGGACGTTTTTCAGGGGCTTCCAGAGGCGCATGCATCGGACACGTTTCTCCGGAGGCAGCGGTCGGCGGACCGATCGCCCTTGTGGAAGAAGGAGATATGATCTCCATCGACATTAATGCAAATACACTGAATGTAAAAGTGTCTGACGAAGAGATGCAGAGACGAAGAGAAAACTGGGTGCCGAGAGAGCCGAAGATCACAACAGGATATCTGGCAAGATATGCGTCTCTTGTGACTTCCGGAAACCGCGGTGCCATCTTAGAAATCAATCAGGACAAATAG
- the ilvB gene encoding biosynthetic-type acetolactate synthase large subunit translates to MKQLTGSQIVLECLKEQGVDTVFGYPGGAILNIYDELYKQQDCFNHILTGHEQGASHAADGYARSTGKVGVCFATSGPGATNIVTGIATAYMDSIPMVAITCNVGVNLLGKDSFQEVDITGITLPITKHNFIVKNVEDLADTIRRAFRIAQTGRKGPVLIDIPKDVTAAVTNYKEHKPKEIKRKIDNIKEMDIRQAIELIESSKKPFILVGGGAVLSDASEELREFVEKVHAPVADTLMGKGAFDGTDALYTGMLGMHGTKTSNLGVSACDLLIAIGTRFSDRVLGNPDSFAKNAKILQIDIDPAEINKNIMAHTHIIGDIKAVLTMVNRRLGQQNHNTWVKNVMVDKVNYPLTYDKSKLSGPQIVEAIYNRTKGDAVIVTEVGQHQMWAAQFYQYKKPRTFLTSGGLGTMGYGLGASIGAKVGSPEKTVINIAGDGCFRMNLNELATATRYNIPIIEVIINNSVLGMVRQWQNLFYSEHYSYTTFEDPVDFVKVAEGMGALAKRVTTLEEFEFAFEEALEAGRPVVLDCHVDLDDKVWPMVNPGAAIQEAYTKEDLEKTTK, encoded by the coding sequence ATGAAGCAATTGACGGGATCACAGATTGTTTTAGAGTGCTTGAAAGAGCAGGGGGTCGATACGGTTTTCGGCTATCCGGGCGGTGCCATCTTAAATATCTATGATGAATTATATAAGCAGCAGGACTGCTTTAACCATATTCTTACCGGACATGAGCAGGGCGCTTCCCATGCGGCGGACGGTTATGCCAGATCCACCGGAAAGGTAGGCGTGTGTTTTGCAACTTCCGGTCCGGGAGCGACGAATATTGTTACGGGGATTGCAACCGCATATATGGATTCTATCCCTATGGTGGCGATTACATGTAATGTAGGAGTCAATCTTCTCGGAAAGGACAGCTTCCAGGAAGTAGACATTACAGGGATCACGCTTCCCATCACAAAACATAACTTTATTGTCAAGAATGTAGAAGACCTTGCAGACACGATCCGAAGGGCATTTAGGATTGCCCAGACCGGAAGAAAAGGGCCGGTCCTCATCGACATTCCGAAGGATGTGACGGCAGCAGTCACGAATTATAAAGAACACAAGCCAAAAGAAATCAAAAGAAAGATTGATAATATCAAAGAAATGGATATCCGGCAGGCCATTGAACTGATCGAATCGTCCAAAAAACCGTTTATACTTGTGGGCGGTGGAGCCGTGCTCTCGGACGCATCGGAAGAACTCAGAGAATTTGTAGAAAAAGTCCACGCTCCGGTTGCCGATACACTGATGGGCAAAGGCGCCTTTGACGGGACAGATGCCCTGTATACCGGCATGCTCGGCATGCACGGGACCAAAACGTCCAATCTGGGAGTCTCGGCCTGTGATCTGCTGATCGCCATCGGAACCAGATTCAGCGACAGAGTATTGGGCAATCCGGATTCTTTCGCAAAGAATGCAAAGATCCTGCAGATCGATATCGATCCTGCGGAGATCAATAAAAATATTATGGCACATACCCATATCATCGGTGATATCAAGGCGGTACTCACGATGGTAAACCGCAGGCTCGGACAGCAGAACCACAATACCTGGGTAAAGAATGTCATGGTGGATAAAGTAAATTATCCTTTGACCTATGACAAATCGAAGCTTTCCGGTCCTCAAATCGTAGAGGCGATCTACAATCGAACAAAAGGGGATGCGGTGATTGTTACCGAAGTGGGACAGCACCAGATGTGGGCAGCCCAATTCTATCAATATAAAAAGCCGAGGACATTCCTGACATCGGGGGGGCTTGGAACTATGGGATACGGTCTGGGAGCCAGCATAGGAGCAAAAGTGGGCAGCCCTGAAAAGACCGTTATTAATATCGCAGGAGACGGATGTTTCCGTATGAATTTAAATGAACTTGCAACGGCGACCAGATATAATATTCCGATCATTGAAGTGATCATCAACAACAGTGTGCTCGGAATGGTACGCCAGTGGCAGAATCTGTTTTATTCAGAGCATTATTCTTACACGACCTTCGAGGATCCGGTGGACTTTGTGAAGGTTGCGGAAGGTATGGGTGCGCTGGCGAAACGGGTGACGACTCTTGAAGAGTTCGAGTTTGCGTTCGAGGAGGCACTCGAAGCAGGAAGACCGGTTGTTCTGGACTGTCATGTGGATCTGGACGACAAAGTCTGGCCGATGGTGAATCCGGGAGCCGCAATCCAGGAAGCGTATACAAAAGAAGACTTGGAAAAAACAACAAAGTAA
- a CDS encoding Ig-like domain-containing protein yields MSKKRIRWGILGLVLGLAVAFPAGGKLKAAMTVVEVKKTGQVVDEFQGVNAVYRPGKWDGNDKTYSCAALVKKYYQARYGFTPYNLFSGATPEEYEKGGKFKKVSSPKVGDIASAGTHWAIVQNVSGNNVTLLEQNWKWQEKGRTYAKADRVVSKGEMKYFRYYDKSGREVSNGSSPVASSTSKPRTLSINKTSLSVKTRATAALKATIGNKRSGDKLIFSSSNKKIATVSSKGVITGVKTGTCYVTVKVNGTSLSKKCKVKVSLGSRIIKLNASRLTLMKVKKYPLKGVIYNKRSKDKLKYKTSNKKIATVSSKGVVKKKKKGKATITAWIPGTSTKKTCKVTVK; encoded by the coding sequence ATGAGTAAGAAAAGGATAAGATGGGGGATTTTAGGACTGGTACTGGGTCTGGCAGTTGCTTTTCCGGCAGGAGGGAAATTAAAGGCCGCCATGACAGTTGTAGAAGTAAAAAAGACAGGACAGGTCGTCGATGAGTTTCAGGGAGTGAACGCGGTTTACCGTCCGGGAAAGTGGGACGGAAATGACAAGACTTATTCCTGTGCGGCCCTGGTTAAGAAATATTATCAGGCCAGATATGGATTTACACCGTACAATCTTTTTTCCGGAGCAACGCCGGAGGAGTATGAAAAAGGCGGTAAGTTCAAAAAGGTTTCTTCACCAAAGGTGGGAGATATCGCATCGGCAGGCACACACTGGGCTATTGTTCAGAATGTTTCCGGAAACAATGTCACATTGCTTGAGCAGAACTGGAAGTGGCAGGAAAAAGGCAGGACCTATGCCAAGGCGGACAGAGTCGTATCAAAGGGTGAGATGAAGTATTTCCGTTACTATGACAAAAGCGGCAGGGAAGTGTCAAACGGCAGCAGTCCGGTGGCATCATCTACGTCCAAACCAAGGACATTGAGTATTAACAAGACAAGCCTTTCGGTCAAAACCAGAGCTACTGCAGCCCTGAAGGCAACGATCGGCAATAAGAGGAGCGGAGATAAATTGATATTCTCTTCTTCCAATAAAAAGATTGCCACAGTCTCCTCAAAAGGAGTGATAACCGGAGTCAAAACGGGCACATGCTATGTAACGGTTAAAGTCAATGGAACCAGCCTTTCAAAGAAGTGCAAGGTCAAAGTATCCCTTGGTTCCAGAATCATAAAGCTGAACGCCAGCAGGCTGACACTGATGAAAGTAAAAAAATATCCTTTGAAAGGTGTCATTTATAATAAACGGTCCAAGGACAAACTGAAGTATAAGACAAGCAATAAAAAGATCGCCACAGTCTCTTCCAAGGGAGTTGTCAAAAAGAAGAAAAAAGGAAAGGCAACGATAACCGCATGGATTCCGGGTACATCCACGAAGAAAACATGCAAAGTTACCGTAAAATAG
- a CDS encoding AzlD domain-containing protein, with translation MNLWRLFLYIIAMAVTTYLVRMIPLTVFQKKITNRFFRSFLFYVPYAVLAAMVIPAVFSATKSFGSSVTGFAAAVILSYREMNIVTVACLSCAAALAAEMVSVIL, from the coding sequence ATGAATCTTTGGAGATTATTTTTGTATATCATTGCAATGGCAGTGACTACATATCTTGTAAGAATGATTCCGCTGACGGTCTTCCAGAAAAAGATAACCAATCGTTTTTTTCGATCGTTTCTTTTCTATGTGCCATATGCTGTTTTGGCAGCCATGGTCATACCGGCAGTGTTTTCAGCTACAAAGAGTTTTGGATCATCCGTCACAGGTTTTGCGGCAGCGGTGATTCTCTCATACAGAGAAATGAACATCGTCACGGTAGCCTGTTTAAGCTGTGCGGCAGCTTTGGCAGCGGAGATGGTATCAGTGATATTATAA
- a CDS encoding phosphoglycerate dehydrogenase, with product MYTVKCLNPISNRGLDLFTSEFEVIDDLNAADAVLVRSASMHDLEVPDSMLAVARAGAGVNNIPLNEYAEKGITVFNTPGANANGVKELVVAGLLLASRDIIGGVNWVKENAKEADLAKMIEKKKKEFAGNELKGKSIGVIGLGAIGVLVANICNRLGMNVYGYDPYVSVRSAWSLSRMVNHSSSLDEIYEKCDFLTIHVPYMESTKGMIGKEAVQKMKDGATILNFARGELVDDQAVLDGLASKKIKHYVTDFPNPAVAAADGVITIPHLGASTEESEENCAEMAVDQLMNYLEKGNIVNSVNYPNCDLGDIEAECRITVHHKNLPNMIGQLTSALAEEGYNIENMLNKSKKDYAYSIFDVEKRPSEKVLSKMKQIDGVIRLRVL from the coding sequence ATGTATACAGTAAAATGCTTAAACCCTATTTCAAACCGCGGTTTGGATTTATTTACAAGCGAGTTTGAGGTAATCGACGATTTAAACGCTGCCGATGCAGTTTTAGTCCGCAGTGCATCTATGCATGATCTGGAAGTGCCGGATTCTATGCTTGCAGTGGCACGTGCGGGAGCGGGAGTCAACAATATTCCGCTGAATGAATATGCTGAAAAAGGAATCACCGTTTTTAATACGCCGGGTGCCAATGCAAATGGTGTGAAAGAATTAGTAGTTGCAGGGCTTCTTTTGGCTTCCAGGGACATCATCGGCGGTGTGAACTGGGTAAAAGAGAATGCAAAAGAGGCAGATCTTGCAAAGATGATCGAGAAGAAGAAGAAAGAATTTGCAGGAAATGAGCTGAAAGGAAAGAGCATCGGTGTCATCGGGCTCGGAGCCATCGGTGTTCTGGTTGCAAATATCTGCAATCGTCTCGGCATGAATGTCTACGGATATGATCCGTATGTATCTGTACGTTCTGCATGGAGTCTGTCAAGAATGGTAAACCACAGCAGTTCCTTAGACGAAATCTATGAGAAATGTGATTTTCTGACCATCCATGTTCCGTATATGGAGAGCACAAAGGGAATGATTGGAAAAGAAGCTGTCCAGAAGATGAAAGACGGAGCGACCATCTTAAACTTTGCAAGAGGTGAGCTGGTGGACGATCAGGCGGTACTGGACGGACTCGCATCCAAGAAGATTAAACATTATGTGACAGACTTCCCGAATCCGGCAGTAGCAGCGGCAGACGGCGTGATTACGATCCCTCATCTCGGAGCTTCCACAGAAGAATCTGAAGAAAACTGTGCGGAGATGGCAGTCGATCAGCTGATGAACTATCTGGAAAAAGGAAACATTGTAAATTCTGTTAACTATCCAAACTGTGATTTGGGAGACATCGAGGCAGAATGCAGGATTACGGTTCATCACAAAAACCTTCCGAACATGATCGGACAGCTTACATCAGCTCTGGCAGAAGAAGGATATAATATTGAAAACATGCTCAACAAGTCCAAAAAAGATTATGCATATTCTATCTTTGATGTGGAGAAGCGTCCTTCAGAGAAAGTGCTTTCAAAAATGAAACAGATCGATGGTGTCATTCGTTTAAGAGTATTATAG